In the genome of Streptomyces racemochromogenes, one region contains:
- a CDS encoding AfsR/SARP family transcriptional regulator has product MVSTGYLLRAVWDEEPPATARAALQTCVLRLRRLFAKYGISATTIEAVPGGYRMRNDTETLDLALFRFLTAQARAASGTPEELYRLREALSLWQGQPLSNVASGMLQRDAVPALEQERLRVLERVCDLELAAGNCHQVLVDLYEGARHRPVRERFTEQLVEALYRTGRQAEALAEYRAVRERLREELGVDPGPGLRRLEMAILRAEELGPAARPLAPERAPRHAALAVRDRSAPGPAGPPPVPGFAGRGADLRALADRLTDPRGPRLLVVCGAPGIGKSALARQSAYEMRTAFPGGVSAIDLTRPDGSPLDAGEARALLPGPGGDGRRLLVLDNAAGAGQVLPLLPETAGATVLVTSRRALAAAVATHGGFVHRLDVLCPAEAHALLAGLVGAERIAAEEQAARELAAVCGWFPLALRIAAGRLLTRPGLSVADCAAWLAADPPGRLALAEDPRLSVPEVLGRAVGALPPELREAFLLLGSLEPGSGPATAAEESVLEQLVEAGMLEDGPPGEPYRIHAFLRGYARWLARDRAGTAALLPR; this is encoded by the coding sequence GTGGTTTCCACCGGCTATCTGCTGCGTGCCGTATGGGACGAGGAACCTCCCGCGACCGCCCGGGCCGCACTCCAGACCTGTGTGCTGCGGCTGCGCAGGTTATTCGCGAAATACGGAATATCCGCGACCACCATCGAGGCCGTGCCGGGCGGTTACCGGATGCGCAACGACACCGAAACGCTCGACCTCGCGCTGTTCCGGTTCCTGACCGCGCAGGCGCGGGCGGCCTCCGGGACCCCGGAGGAGCTGTACCGGCTGCGCGAGGCCCTCTCCCTCTGGCAGGGGCAGCCCCTGTCGAACGTGGCCTCGGGCATGCTCCAGCGGGACGCGGTGCCGGCCCTCGAACAGGAGCGGCTGCGGGTCCTGGAGCGGGTGTGCGACCTCGAACTGGCCGCCGGGAACTGCCATCAGGTACTCGTCGACCTGTACGAGGGCGCCCGCCACCGGCCCGTCCGCGAGCGCTTCACCGAGCAGCTCGTCGAGGCCCTCTACCGCACCGGCCGGCAGGCGGAGGCGCTGGCCGAGTACCGCGCCGTGCGCGAGCGGCTGCGCGAGGAACTCGGCGTCGACCCAGGCCCGGGCCTGCGCCGCCTGGAGATGGCGATCCTGCGGGCCGAGGAACTCGGCCCGGCCGCCCGCCCCCTGGCGCCCGAACGGGCCCCGCGGCACGCCGCCCTCGCCGTCCGCGACCGCAGCGCCCCCGGGCCCGCCGGACCACCGCCGGTGCCCGGCTTCGCCGGACGCGGTGCGGACCTGCGCGCCCTGGCGGACCGCCTCACCGACCCCCGCGGCCCCCGGCTGCTGGTCGTCTGCGGAGCACCCGGGATCGGCAAGTCGGCGCTCGCGAGGCAGAGCGCGTACGAGATGCGGACGGCCTTCCCGGGCGGGGTGTCCGCCATCGACCTGACCCGGCCCGACGGCAGCCCCCTGGACGCCGGGGAGGCCCGGGCGCTGCTGCCCGGGCCGGGCGGCGACGGCCGGCGGCTGCTGGTCCTCGACAACGCGGCCGGAGCGGGCCAGGTGCTGCCGCTGCTGCCGGAGACCGCCGGCGCCACGGTCCTGGTGACCAGCCGGCGCGCCCTGGCCGCGGCGGTCGCCACGCACGGCGGCTTCGTGCACCGGCTCGACGTGCTCTGCCCGGCCGAGGCGCACGCCCTGCTCGCGGGGCTCGTCGGAGCCGAGCGGATCGCCGCCGAGGAGCAGGCCGCGCGTGAACTGGCCGCCGTGTGCGGGTGGTTCCCGCTCGCACTGCGGATCGCCGCCGGACGGCTGCTGACCCGGCCGGGACTGTCCGTCGCCGACTGCGCGGCCTGGCTGGCGGCGGACCCGCCGGGCCGGCTGGCCCTGGCCGAGGACCCCCGGCTGTCCGTGCCGGAGGTCCTCGGGCGGGCCGTGGGCGCGCTCCCGCCCGAACTGCGCGAGGCCTTTCTGCTGCTGGGCTCGCTCGAGCCCGGCTCCGGTCCCGCCACAGCCGCGGAAGAGAGCGTGCTCGAACAGCTCGTGGAGGCCGGGATGCTGGAGGACGGACCACCCGGCGAGCCCTACCGGATCCACGCCTTCCTCCGCGGGTACGCGCGGTGGCTGGCCCGGGACCGGGCCGGCACCGCGGCCCTCCTGCCCCGCTGA
- a CDS encoding L,D-transpeptidase: MSRTKAWTAVTAVTGAAALALAHAPGGTAEAAPAAAPEAAVTLLVGHALDGGVRADDAVWCAAGAFRGGRCGTWREQRVLATARGGAVLWDPALPEAGELPTDSGSPLEIRLARAEAGRLTDVTVTDGHGRHLAGELGPDGGHWRNTEPLRAGEGYTVRVGAQDGRGAPVGVSMAFRTAPPDAPADGNRITAEFGPGPGTYGAGEVVTAELSHPVPADDPEARARVEQALQVTSRPRVEGAWHWVDSSTLHFRPRTYWPAHTVVRVRSGLDGVELGEHGYGGPSEPLEFTVADRIEAVTDSAAHEMTVRRNGRVIRTIPVTTGKAGFLTRSGIKVVLGKEAKVRMRGDSVGIKKGTKEFYDLPVLYATRVTWSGEYVHAAPWSVDSQGEENVSHGCTGMSTEDAAWFYETVREGDIVEVVNSGGERMDPFGNGIGDWNLDWRTWLSGSALTPAAAAADRTTDAPSRLDPTT; encoded by the coding sequence ATGTCACGGACGAAGGCGTGGACCGCGGTCACCGCGGTGACGGGGGCCGCCGCGCTGGCCCTCGCCCACGCACCCGGCGGCACGGCCGAGGCCGCACCCGCCGCCGCCCCGGAGGCCGCGGTCACCCTCCTGGTCGGCCACGCCCTGGACGGCGGGGTCCGCGCGGACGACGCCGTCTGGTGCGCCGCCGGCGCCTTCCGCGGCGGCCGCTGCGGCACCTGGCGGGAGCAGCGGGTGCTCGCCACCGCCCGGGGCGGCGCCGTCCTGTGGGACCCGGCCCTCCCGGAGGCCGGCGAACTCCCCACCGACTCGGGCTCCCCGCTGGAGATCCGCCTCGCCCGGGCGGAGGCCGGCCGCCTCACCGACGTCACCGTCACCGACGGGCACGGCCGCCACCTCGCCGGCGAACTCGGCCCCGACGGCGGGCACTGGCGCAACACCGAACCCCTGCGCGCGGGGGAGGGATACACCGTCCGCGTCGGCGCCCAGGACGGCCGCGGCGCCCCCGTCGGCGTCAGCATGGCCTTCCGCACCGCGCCGCCCGACGCGCCCGCCGACGGGAACAGGATCACCGCCGAGTTCGGCCCCGGCCCGGGCACGTACGGCGCCGGCGAGGTCGTCACCGCCGAACTCAGCCACCCCGTCCCCGCCGACGACCCCGAAGCCCGCGCCCGCGTCGAACAGGCCCTCCAGGTCACCTCCCGCCCCCGGGTGGAGGGAGCCTGGCACTGGGTCGACAGCTCGACCCTGCACTTCCGGCCCCGCACCTACTGGCCCGCCCACACCGTCGTCCGCGTCCGCAGCGGCCTCGACGGGGTCGAACTCGGCGAGCACGGCTACGGCGGCCCCTCCGAGCCCCTGGAGTTCACCGTCGCGGACCGCATCGAGGCCGTCACCGACTCCGCCGCCCACGAAATGACCGTACGCCGCAACGGACGCGTCATCAGGACCATCCCCGTCACCACCGGGAAGGCCGGCTTCCTCACCCGCAGCGGCATCAAGGTCGTCCTCGGCAAGGAGGCCAAGGTCCGCATGCGCGGCGACAGCGTCGGCATCAAGAAGGGCACCAAGGAGTTCTACGACCTCCCCGTCCTCTACGCGACCCGGGTCACCTGGAGCGGCGAGTACGTCCACGCCGCGCCCTGGTCCGTCGACTCGCAGGGCGAGGAGAACGTCAGCCACGGCTGCACCGGCATGTCCACCGAGGACGCCGCCTGGTTCTACGAGACCGTCCGCGAGGGCGACATCGTCGAGGTGGTCAACAGCGGCGGCGAGCGGATGGACCCCTTCGGCAACGGCATCGGCGACTGGAACCTGGACTGGCGCACCTGGCTCTCGGGCAGCGCCCTGACCCCGGCGGCGGCCGCCGCGGACCGCACGACGGACGCCCCCTCCCGCCTCGACCCGACGACCTGA
- a CDS encoding TOMM precursor leader peptide-binding protein — protein sequence MSLDSYQHVAATRPRIRRDVLFTETPDGVLFHNSDGGFRLTARTAYRFATLIVPHLTGEHTVTELCQGLGDTQRAMVGELVKTLYERDFARSVAEPADAGRAAAPPPPDVARRFAPQIAYADHYADDAEARFLRFRGTRVAVLGEDAVARWCALSLVRNGCATIGVLPGADAEELLAEAAEAVADGCPVQVRALPADPLGWAALAEYDFVVVTGGAAAPARLLPLLRAGIPEGRTLLPAWSYGNDVVVGPLMAHGTAGCWSCAALRLGSARGGPAAAALWSALALPEAPLAEGPVPGRPLAAMIGNLLGYEVFRAASGSLPAETAGRLLVQDTASLDVTAEPLLPHPRCPFCAPGETEAAPLDLSAAGTSGTPELPTLETAREADALVEELNRRSALVRPYAGVFTRYADEELTQIPLKAGVVELGLGHGRTRTVAAFDVHHVAGARMRALDAAALVYAEHVVPARGVTGGGTPGTVPAAALATASGIPGGASAYQPAVSLLTKEPALVPAGAVRPFGPHNAGRLFERTRAGAGAGPSPADAAAAGLLSALGHAALLRAVRGDLAARVPLPERDGEDAELVFLLRSADRLELEPELLDLGEGACSGVQVLLARAGERWALGEGLDRRTAAVAALRELLGAAQYGADSADAGRDPLLRDLDPRALAVSAEPAAPLGTEPGTSWERVLERLAGAGLDAYAVPTGSADLAGAGIHTVRVLLARVAVRESGDDA from the coding sequence ATGTCCCTGGACAGCTATCAGCACGTTGCCGCGACACGCCCCCGGATCCGCCGGGACGTGCTCTTCACCGAGACGCCCGACGGGGTGCTGTTCCACAACTCCGACGGGGGTTTCCGCCTCACCGCCCGCACCGCCTACCGGTTCGCCACGCTGATCGTCCCGCACCTGACCGGCGAACACACCGTCACCGAGCTGTGTCAGGGCCTGGGCGACACCCAGCGCGCCATGGTCGGCGAACTCGTCAAGACCCTGTACGAACGGGACTTCGCCCGCTCGGTCGCCGAACCGGCCGACGCCGGCCGGGCCGCCGCGCCCCCGCCGCCGGACGTGGCGCGCAGATTCGCGCCGCAGATCGCCTACGCCGACCACTACGCCGATGACGCCGAAGCCCGCTTCCTGCGCTTCCGCGGCACCCGGGTCGCTGTCCTCGGCGAGGACGCGGTGGCCCGCTGGTGCGCGCTGAGCCTGGTGCGCAACGGCTGCGCCACCATCGGCGTGCTGCCGGGCGCCGACGCGGAGGAACTGCTGGCCGAGGCGGCCGAGGCCGTCGCCGACGGCTGCCCGGTACAGGTCCGCGCGCTGCCCGCAGACCCGCTCGGCTGGGCCGCCCTGGCGGAGTACGACTTCGTCGTGGTGACCGGCGGGGCGGCCGCCCCGGCCCGGCTGCTGCCGCTGCTGCGCGCCGGGATCCCCGAGGGACGCACCCTGCTGCCCGCCTGGTCGTACGGGAACGACGTGGTGGTCGGCCCGCTCATGGCGCACGGCACCGCCGGCTGCTGGTCCTGCGCGGCCCTGCGGCTGGGCTCGGCGCGCGGCGGCCCGGCCGCGGCCGCGCTGTGGAGCGCCCTCGCGCTGCCGGAGGCGCCCCTCGCCGAGGGCCCGGTGCCGGGTCGGCCGCTGGCCGCGATGATCGGCAACCTGCTGGGGTACGAGGTGTTCCGCGCGGCCTCCGGCTCGCTGCCCGCCGAGACCGCCGGACGGCTCCTGGTCCAGGACACGGCCTCGCTGGACGTCACCGCCGAGCCGCTCCTGCCGCACCCGCGCTGCCCGTTCTGCGCGCCCGGCGAGACCGAGGCCGCCCCCCTGGACCTCAGCGCCGCCGGCACCTCGGGCACGCCCGAGCTGCCGACGCTGGAGACCGCCCGGGAGGCGGACGCGCTGGTGGAGGAGCTGAACCGGCGCTCCGCCCTGGTGCGCCCGTACGCGGGGGTGTTCACCCGGTACGCGGACGAGGAGCTGACCCAGATCCCGCTGAAGGCCGGGGTGGTGGAGCTGGGCCTCGGACACGGGCGGACGCGCACCGTGGCCGCGTTCGACGTCCACCACGTGGCCGGGGCGCGCATGCGGGCCCTGGACGCGGCGGCGCTGGTGTACGCGGAGCACGTGGTGCCGGCCCGCGGCGTGACCGGCGGCGGAACGCCGGGCACCGTTCCCGCGGCGGCGCTGGCGACGGCCTCCGGGATACCGGGCGGGGCGTCCGCGTACCAGCCCGCGGTGTCCCTGCTGACGAAGGAGCCCGCGCTGGTCCCGGCGGGCGCGGTACGGCCGTTCGGGCCGCACAACGCCGGGCGGCTCTTCGAGCGCACCCGCGCGGGTGCCGGCGCCGGCCCCTCCCCCGCCGACGCCGCCGCGGCCGGGCTGCTGTCGGCGCTCGGGCACGCCGCGCTGCTGCGGGCGGTGCGCGGGGACCTGGCGGCCCGGGTGCCGCTGCCGGAGCGTGACGGGGAGGACGCCGAACTCGTCTTCCTGCTGCGCTCGGCGGACCGGCTGGAGCTGGAGCCGGAGCTGCTGGACCTCGGGGAGGGCGCGTGCTCCGGGGTGCAGGTGCTGCTGGCGCGCGCCGGGGAGCGCTGGGCGCTGGGCGAGGGTCTGGACCGGCGTACGGCGGCGGTGGCGGCCCTGCGGGAGCTGCTGGGCGCCGCGCAGTACGGTGCGGACTCCGCCGACGCGGGCCGCGATCCCCTGCTGCGGGACCTGGACCCGCGCGCGCTGGCGGTGTCCGCGGAGCCGGCCGCGCCCCTGGGGACGGAGCCCGGCACGTCCTGGGAGCGGGTGCTGGAGCGGCTCGCCGGGGCGGGGCTCGACGCGTACGCGGTGCCGACCGGGTCGGCGGACCTGGCCGGGGCGGGGATCCACACCGTGCGGGTGCTGCTCGCGCGGGTGGCGGTCCGGGAGTCCGGCGATGACGCGTAG
- a CDS encoding SagB family peptide dehydrogenase, with product MGYAHDYASAILYRGRVPMEPVDFVPDWADRPRKAKYYPGAETLPLPDPAAGGPRPAPGFDLPLLSGMLQESYGLTGRRLGVQANTDLAALPHYTQANWSRGTASGGGLYPVGVYWAAGAGGPLAPGLYHYAPHQHGLRRLLAGDVTGDVRQTLGLGPGEGSSQYLVLSVKYWQNSFKYNSFSFHAVSMDVGALVQTWRLWARAYGLRIAPVLWFDEERLARLLGVTAGEEGVFAVIPLEWEGGAAGAAAGAPSTGAGVRHRDAERSRTVLAFETLERIHAATLGRAGDRPAPGALDAAAAYPPRGGEPVPLPAPPAPPMGETAALRARRSSFGRFDATRAVTAEQLAAALAECAATRPGSEAERPDGPPLTSLYAFVNHVEGIEPGSYAYDAEAHALRLVVPGPPGPFLQANYFLSNYNLEQAGAVLVPTVRTAAVLDAVGDRGYRLMGAAVGAIAQSFYTTAAAHGLGAGVALGFDNVSYAERLGLADTDEAPLLIMLLGHERPRPADFRHEIA from the coding sequence GTGGGCTACGCCCATGACTACGCCAGCGCCATCCTGTACCGGGGCCGGGTGCCCATGGAGCCCGTCGACTTCGTGCCCGACTGGGCCGACCGCCCCCGCAAGGCGAAGTACTACCCCGGCGCGGAGACCCTGCCGCTGCCGGATCCGGCGGCCGGCGGGCCGCGCCCCGCACCGGGGTTCGACCTGCCGCTGCTGTCCGGGATGCTCCAGGAGTCGTACGGCCTGACCGGCCGGCGCCTGGGCGTGCAGGCCAACACCGATCTGGCGGCGCTCCCCCACTACACGCAGGCCAACTGGTCGCGGGGCACCGCCTCGGGCGGCGGGCTCTACCCGGTCGGCGTGTACTGGGCGGCCGGCGCGGGCGGTCCGCTCGCCCCGGGCCTGTACCACTACGCCCCGCACCAGCACGGGCTGCGCCGGCTGCTGGCCGGCGACGTCACCGGTGACGTGCGTCAGACGCTGGGGCTCGGCCCGGGCGAGGGCTCGTCGCAGTACCTGGTGCTGAGCGTCAAGTACTGGCAGAACTCCTTCAAGTACAACAGCTTCTCCTTCCACGCGGTCAGCATGGACGTGGGCGCGCTGGTGCAGACCTGGCGGCTGTGGGCCCGGGCGTACGGGCTGCGGATCGCGCCCGTGCTCTGGTTCGACGAGGAGCGCCTCGCCCGGCTGCTCGGCGTGACCGCCGGGGAGGAGGGCGTCTTCGCGGTGATCCCCCTGGAGTGGGAGGGCGGTGCCGCCGGCGCCGCCGCGGGGGCGCCGTCGACGGGCGCCGGCGTGCGGCACCGGGACGCGGAGCGGTCCCGCACCGTGCTGGCCTTCGAGACGCTGGAGCGGATCCACGCGGCCACCCTCGGCCGGGCCGGTGACCGTCCGGCGCCCGGCGCGCTGGACGCGGCCGCCGCGTACCCGCCGCGGGGCGGGGAGCCCGTCCCGCTGCCCGCCCCGCCGGCGCCCCCGATGGGGGAGACGGCCGCGCTGCGGGCCCGGCGCAGCAGCTTCGGCCGGTTCGACGCCACCCGGGCGGTGACGGCGGAGCAGCTGGCGGCGGCGCTCGCGGAGTGCGCGGCGACCCGGCCCGGCAGTGAGGCGGAGCGGCCCGACGGGCCGCCGCTGACCTCCCTGTACGCCTTCGTCAACCACGTCGAGGGGATCGAGCCGGGCAGCTACGCCTACGACGCCGAGGCGCACGCGCTGCGGCTCGTGGTACCGGGTCCGCCGGGGCCGTTCCTCCAGGCCAACTACTTCCTGTCCAACTACAACCTGGAGCAGGCGGGCGCCGTCCTGGTGCCGACCGTGCGGACCGCCGCCGTCCTCGACGCGGTCGGCGACCGCGGCTACCGCCTGATGGGGGCGGCCGTCGGGGCGATAGCGCAGAGCTTCTACACCACCGCCGCCGCGCACGGGCTCGGCGCGGGCGTGGCGCTGGGCTTCGACAACGTCTCGTACGCCGAGCGGCTGGGGCTGGCGGACACCGACGAGGCGCCGCTGCTGATCATGCTGCTCGGTCACGAACGGCCGCGGCCCGCCGACTTCCGCCACGAGATCGCCTGA
- a CDS encoding TOMM precursor leader peptide-binding protein — protein MTRSGPAAVADGLGEEAGRFTGLLERAVAALGGPPVSVRALGLRDALRVADREAPAGAVPVALYGHQAVVGPLPGDGPGCALCLERRWQAVRSVALRDALELGGGTRAAGGWPYAHAFAADALAALVVSAASGAAGAAGGAFPGVWVLDLRGGGVRRYPLVPDPECPVCGTPEADAARALDPEPAPKYRPGAFRTRPVEAYAIDVAAFANPLCGALGPSLVQDVSSTSTSATIGCFSMRSGEYLRETFWGGHTDSFDRSARVGVLEGLERYAGMRSRSRTTSVTGSLNGFGARAVDPRVVGLYSEAFYRDNPRVRPFDPDREIPWVWGWSLRDREPRLVPEVLTYYHAPGLENRFVQESSNGCASGGSLAEAAYFGLMEVVERDAFLLTWYGRQPLPEIDPATSSRPSTRAMVDRLALYGYRARFFDTRIGFPIPVVTAVAERFDGGPGRMCFGAGAGLDPESALDSALCEIATDAVNLPGRTERDEERLRAMAADFDLVTALHDHPLVYGVPEMGRHADFLLRGPSRGPLRPVSSLLGPEGVSDDVAVDLARCVEAVAAGGFDVVVVDQTLPEQRALGLHTVSVLVPGLLPIDFGWSRQRALGMPRMRTALREAGLRGRDLEPADLNPAPHPFP, from the coding sequence ATGACGCGTAGCGGCCCCGCCGCGGTGGCGGACGGGCTCGGCGAGGAGGCCGGGCGGTTCACGGGGCTGCTGGAGCGGGCGGTGGCCGCGCTGGGCGGGCCGCCGGTGTCGGTGCGGGCGCTGGGGCTGCGGGACGCGCTCCGGGTCGCGGACCGGGAGGCGCCGGCGGGCGCGGTGCCGGTCGCGCTGTACGGGCACCAGGCCGTGGTGGGCCCCCTCCCGGGGGACGGGCCGGGGTGCGCGCTGTGCCTGGAGCGGCGCTGGCAGGCGGTGCGGTCGGTCGCGCTGCGGGACGCCCTGGAGCTGGGCGGCGGGACCCGGGCGGCGGGCGGCTGGCCGTACGCGCACGCCTTCGCCGCCGACGCGCTGGCCGCGCTGGTGGTCTCGGCGGCCTCCGGCGCCGCCGGGGCGGCGGGCGGGGCGTTCCCCGGGGTGTGGGTGCTGGACCTGCGCGGCGGGGGCGTGCGGCGCTACCCGCTGGTGCCGGACCCGGAGTGCCCGGTGTGCGGGACGCCCGAGGCGGACGCGGCCCGGGCGCTGGATCCGGAGCCGGCGCCCAAGTACCGGCCGGGGGCGTTCCGTACCCGGCCCGTGGAGGCGTACGCCATCGACGTGGCGGCGTTCGCGAACCCGCTGTGCGGCGCGCTGGGGCCCTCGCTGGTGCAGGACGTCTCCTCGACGTCCACCTCGGCGACCATCGGCTGCTTCTCGATGCGCTCGGGCGAGTACCTGCGCGAGACGTTCTGGGGCGGGCACACCGACTCCTTCGACCGCAGCGCCCGCGTCGGGGTGCTGGAGGGGCTGGAGCGGTACGCGGGGATGCGCTCCCGCTCGCGCACGACCAGCGTCACCGGCTCGCTGAACGGCTTCGGCGCGCGGGCCGTCGACCCGCGGGTGGTGGGCCTGTACAGCGAGGCGTTCTACCGGGACAACCCCCGGGTGCGGCCCTTCGACCCCGACCGGGAGATCCCGTGGGTGTGGGGGTGGTCGCTGCGCGACCGGGAGCCGAGGCTGGTTCCGGAGGTGCTGACGTACTACCACGCTCCGGGTCTGGAGAACCGGTTCGTGCAGGAGAGCTCCAACGGCTGCGCCTCGGGCGGGAGTCTGGCCGAGGCCGCCTACTTCGGGCTGATGGAGGTGGTCGAGCGGGACGCGTTCCTGCTCACCTGGTACGGGCGGCAGCCGCTGCCCGAGATCGACCCGGCCACCAGTTCCCGGCCCTCGACGCGGGCGATGGTGGACCGGCTGGCCCTGTACGGGTACCGGGCGCGGTTCTTCGACACGCGGATCGGCTTCCCGATCCCGGTGGTGACGGCGGTCGCCGAGCGGTTCGACGGCGGCCCGGGCCGGATGTGCTTCGGTGCCGGGGCCGGGCTGGACCCGGAGTCGGCGCTGGACTCGGCGCTGTGCGAGATCGCCACGGACGCGGTGAACCTGCCCGGCCGCACCGAGCGGGACGAGGAGCGGCTGCGCGCGATGGCGGCCGACTTCGACCTGGTCACCGCGCTGCACGACCACCCGCTGGTGTACGGGGTGCCGGAGATGGGCCGCCACGCGGACTTCCTGCTCCGCGGGCCCTCGCGGGGTCCGCTGCGGCCGGTGTCCTCGCTGCTGGGCCCCGAGGGGGTGTCGGACGACGTGGCCGTGGACCTGGCGCGGTGCGTGGAGGCCGTCGCCGCCGGCGGGTTCGACGTGGTGGTGGTCGACCAGACCCTGCCGGAGCAGCGGGCGCTGGGCCTGCACACCGTGAGCGTGCTGGTGCCGGGGCTGCTGCCGATCGACTTCGGCTGGTCGCGGCAGCGCGCCCTGGGCATGCCGCGCATGCGCACCGCCCTGCGCGAGGCGGGGCTGCGCGGGCGCGACCTGGAGCCGGCCGACCTCAATCCGGCCCCGCACCCCTTCCCCTGA
- a CDS encoding L-threonylcarbamoyladenylate synthase encodes MAKYFDVHPENPQRRTLTGVADSLRSGALIAYPTDSCFALGCQLGNRDGLARIRSIRNLDDKHHFTLVCENFAQLGQFVYVDNDVFRAVKAATPGAYTFILKATSEVPRQLMHPKKKTVGVRIPDHVVAQALLAELGEPLVSSTLLLPDEEEPLTQGWEIKERLDHVVDAVVDSGDCGTRPTTVIDFSGGGAEILRRGAGDTARFE; translated from the coding sequence ATGGCGAAGTACTTCGACGTTCACCCCGAGAATCCCCAGCGCCGCACCCTGACCGGCGTGGCGGACTCCCTCCGCTCCGGCGCGCTCATCGCGTACCCCACGGACTCCTGTTTCGCGCTGGGCTGTCAGCTGGGCAACCGCGACGGCCTCGCGCGGATCCGGTCGATCCGCAACCTCGACGACAAGCACCACTTCACCCTCGTGTGCGAGAACTTCGCCCAGCTGGGGCAGTTCGTGTACGTGGACAACGACGTGTTCCGGGCCGTCAAGGCGGCGACCCCGGGCGCTTACACCTTCATCCTGAAGGCCACCTCGGAGGTGCCGCGCCAGCTGATGCACCCGAAGAAGAAGACGGTCGGGGTCCGGATCCCGGACCACGTCGTCGCGCAGGCGCTGCTCGCGGAGCTGGGCGAGCCGCTGGTCTCCAGCACCCTGCTGCTGCCGGACGAGGAGGAGCCGCTGACGCAGGGCTGGGAGATCAAGGAGCGGCTCGACCACGTGGTGGACGCCGTCGTCGACTCCGGTGACTGCGGGACCCGGCCGACCACCGTCATCGACTTCTCCGGCGGCGGGGCGGAGATCCTGCGCCGCGGGGCGGGCGACACCGCGCGCTTCGAGTAG